In the genome of Arvicola amphibius chromosome 2, mArvAmp1.2, whole genome shotgun sequence, the window AACCAGCTGGGACTCTACAGCAGAGCCCGGCGAATGGAAGCCAGGAACTGAACCCCAAGTGGAAGTCAGGGTGGCAGGGCATGCCTGGCAGAAAGGTCCATGTTGGACAAGTTCAGACAGACACCAAGACTGTCCCCTGTCGAGGCCTAGGATAGCGAAGGTTCAGCCTGCCACACAGGATAAAGCCAGGCACGCTAGTGCCTCCAGCATGGGCTCAGAAGCAGTCATCTCCAGGCCTCCAGAGGCTGCCAAAAGCATTTTGCAGAATTCCCTCGGGTTTGAGACCCCTGTGCAAACACATTTTTCTCAGCGTTCTGGGTTGGTGGATGCTCCATCCCTGAGCGAAGATGAGGACAGCAGCccggaggaggaagatgaagttAGCAGCACGGATCTGCATGCTGAGCAACAGAAAGCATCACCTCCAAGACCACAGTCCTCACCTCCCACCCGGGATAGCCTGTTTCAGCCATACTCCAGGAAGCTGAGGAGCAACCAGGCCCAGGAAATGATTCTGAAGATGAAAGAAGCCATCAGTGAAAGGATCAAGTTTGTCCCTGTGCCTTCCAGACCCCAGGACtgggctgaggaggaggaggggacaacAATGGTCCCTCCAAGACCTAACACAGCCTGTGGCAGCAGGAGGGCCCCCGAGAGACAAAGGAGGTCACAATCAGAGGGATGTCTTAAGAGCCACATGGAAGACCCCACCCTCCAGGAGCTGAAGAGGGTTCAGACAGACCTCAGCCGGAGGCTGGAGGTATTCTATGCCCTGGGTGACACACGGCAGGGGCAGAACAGGGAACAACTTCTACAATCCAGGACGTCAGTGCTGTGGCCCCCTTCCAACTGCAGGGTAAGTCCCGGTAGTACCatcagcaagttcaaggcctccctCACCAAAAACTTCAGCATTCTGCCCAATCAAGGCAAGAGCATGTTGCAAAGAGGTGGTCACCTCTCTGACCGTGAGCAGCCCTGCCAGAAGAAGGCTGAGAAGCTGCCAAATGCCATCTTTTGTGGTGAGAGGAACAGTGGGCTTCCCAGGGACACTGAATGGGGCATCAGGGACTGTCCCACCAGAACATCAGTGAAGAAGCTCATTGAGGCCTTCAGTCCCAGTGAAAGTCTGAGGATGCCAAGGGACTCCAGGAACGTGGGGTCAAGCCCCTCCCTCAGAAAGTGGGGGGTCCCTGCCATCCCTCCCAGATTTCCTATATACAGGGGGCTAGCCCCTCTGTATGCTAAGCCCCAAATTTCTCCAGCAGCAGGCAGAGACCCTCTCAGGGTGGGCATGGGCTGGAGGCCTTCTGcaccctttccctcccttcctacagCAGAGGCATCCAATAGTGAGGACATCATCTGGGAAGCGGAGGGAGACCTAGAGaacctccccccacctcctctggAAATCCTAATGGACAAGTCATTCACTGCTCTGGAACACCCCGAGAGCAGTCAGCCAGCATGGAGCCCAGTGGACGAGACCCTGGTACCAGAGCTGCAAGAAGCTGGCCCACCAAGGAAAACATGGGCTTCCCCCAAGCTGAGAGCCTCCATGAGCCCCATGGACTTGCTCCCTAGCAAAAGCACTGGCAGCTCCCTGAGGCTGCACAGCACCCGGCCAGGGATCATCAGGAATAAGGGCAATCCCAGAAAGCTGACCTTGGACCTGAACTCCCAGCAAGCAATGAACCCAAGCCCAGAGGCAGAGTGTGGACCTCAGATTCAGGTTCCAGTGGAAGATGCTGCAAGGCTCTCTGAACATGGCCAGAAGGCAAACCCTTGGCATCACCCTAACCCCACATCTGGGCAAAGCAGGACCTGGGAATCAAGCCTGGCCCGCTCTTCACAAGGTCCACACTCTCCAGAAGCATTTAGGAAGGGTCCAGAGAGAAGCCCTCCAAGGATCAGGAAGACCTCTCCCCCAAGAGCACAGTGGGCATCCCCAGGGGACAGGAGGCTGCAGAGCCTCCCCTCCTCTCGTGGATTGTCCCAGCCAGGCCTCCCTGCAGTTCTCAGCTCCCCTAGCCCACCTCTGAGCCCCAGGACACTGAGCCCACCAGCCACAAAGAAGTCAACTTCCCCACCATGTGGGTACCTGCAGCTTAACCAAGCCCAGGAGAGCCCACCCGTCCATTGGACAGAAAGAAAcaccccttcctctgcctccttgtcATCCCGCCCAGCATCTCCCTCTCAGGGCTCCAAGGAGAAGAGTCACTTTGAGGATGGTGAAGCCACTATGACTAAAACACCCAGGAACAAGTGTTCCATATTCTGCCCAGCTGCCTCCTCTCAGTTTGAAGCTAAATCGTCATTCTCAGTATCCCTTCCAAAGACGCTACCAGAACCTGGAGGCCCCAACAGGGCCCCAACAGAAGGCTGGAGGGGCAGCTCAGGGTCACGACTGAGGGCAGATCCGCAGAGGAGAACAACTCGGAGCACCCTCAACCCCCTGCCTTTCGTCAGAAGGACAGCTTCAGAACGCCAGCACCAGCAGGCTCACCCACTTCAGCTGCCCGGCTGCTCTTGGGAATCCCATCCCTGCCAAAGCAGGTAAGAGATGCCTGGCCACCGCCCAAGCAGCTGGGGTGGGCTCTTTGTACTGTCTAAGGTAGTATTTTTCAAACTGTTCCAAAGGCAGACACAGTGGGGAAAAAGAGATGAGATGCATTGGCCAGGTCTCCCCTTGACCATGAACAACTGGGTTTTCAGCCCTCCCCAGTGGCTAGCTCACTGCCTGTCTGAGCCCAGAAGCCAgagtctgttctgtcttcccacagaAGGTCTCTAACCATCAGGTACCAGGCCCCTTTAAACTCTCAAAAATTTTGAGAACCCAGTAGTTTTTACATATGTGAGTTACAGCTACTATTCTTTATTGTAAGTTTAaactgagaaatatttaaatatttacaaagaatAAGCCTGTtctatattcacacacaaaaaagtatgttgttgttgttgttgttgttgttttgagatggg includes:
- the Pcare gene encoding photoreceptor cilium actin regulator, with protein sequence MGCTPSHSVLANSVAKSGIQFFKKPKAILPECQRGRQKCPIPLLVQSSSFCDPGWELHLGQRPAEESASSKKPQTMAEDLCQLTEDMKGLIPESQRFQLNNPQSHTATNMSFGIDGSLGIQGADAAGRESEENIPQETSKWDNKPRCHQSDSQGHCYQTTPESKGKVDFPEPLVKAHQRTYAYLHASLSRYEAILHLVQQASHTRELLQPMLSFLLLCFQEVSQLLGEISKDGEVLLQEVRGDLAWPSRTGEPWEQPDLLQQLLQYTVSKLQVVQGTVADLTGSLLESSSSCLGTAASHLKGKLSTQRDIDEGLLRALGQLESLATGHSDPGLPGPPLCSEDSGIGADNESLQSMEKLGKQTSWDSTAEPGEWKPGTEPQVEVRVAGHAWQKGPCWTSSDRHQDCPLSRPRIAKVQPATQDKARHASASSMGSEAVISRPPEAAKSILQNSLGFETPVQTHFSQRSGLVDAPSLSEDEDSSPEEEDEVSSTDLHAEQQKASPPRPQSSPPTRDSLFQPYSRKLRSNQAQEMILKMKEAISERIKFVPVPSRPQDWAEEEEGTTMVPPRPNTACGSRRAPERQRRSQSEGCLKSHMEDPTLQELKRVQTDLSRRLEVFYALGDTRQGQNREQLLQSRTSVLWPPSNCRVSPGSTISKFKASLTKNFSILPNQGKSMLQRGGHLSDREQPCQKKAEKLPNAIFCGERNSGLPRDTEWGIRDCPTRTSVKKLIEAFSPSESLRMPRDSRNVGSSPSLRKWGVPAIPPRFPIYRGLAPLYAKPQISPAAGRDPLRVGMGWRPSAPFPSLPTAEASNSEDIIWEAEGDLENLPPPPLEILMDKSFTALEHPESSQPAWSPVDETLVPELQEAGPPRKTWASPKLRASMSPMDLLPSKSTGSSLRLHSTRPGIIRNKGNPRKLTLDLNSQQAMNPSPEAECGPQIQVPVEDAARLSEHGQKANPWHHPNPTSGQSRTWESSLARSSQGPHSPEAFRKGPERSPPRIRKTSPPRAQWASPGDRRLQSLPSSRGLSQPGLPAVLSSPSPPLSPRTLSPPATKKSTSPPCGYLQLNQAQESPPVHWTERNTPSSASLSSRPASPSQGSKEKSHFEDGEATMTKTPRNKCSIFCPAASSQFEAKSSFSVSLPKTLPEPGGPNRAPTEGWRGSSGSRLRADPQRRTTRSTLNPLPFVRRTASERQHQQAHPLQLPGCSWESHPCQSSGSSSSEESPKQEPPPWNNSCAPELQGSGTKWASPLELCVLGHGLQPEARISRNQDRAQPESQH